The following are from one region of the bacterium genome:
- a CDS encoding glycosyltransferase family 2 protein → MNSQNKLSSVSFFCPAYREEKNLPDLIPVVSDFLEKNALKYEILIIEDGSPDNTFQVAKDLAKRFPHVRVIHHEKNAGYSATLKEGFEISQYDYVMYTDGDNQYNVFDFEPGLHLLESNDVIAGYAIKKAVSPFRKFQSWTHNFLISLLFFTAFRDINCSMKIFKRKVIENLEIKSNPRGAFIDAEMMIKAKRTGFKIKQFPVTHYERKVGIAIGSKPSVIFHTITDMIKLRLGLL, encoded by the coding sequence AACTAAGTTCCGTTTCTTTTTTCTGTCCGGCCTATAGGGAGGAGAAAAACCTTCCCGACCTTATTCCAGTCGTCTCGGATTTTTTGGAGAAAAACGCTTTGAAATACGAGATTTTGATAATTGAGGACGGCAGTCCGGACAACACTTTTCAAGTGGCAAAAGATTTGGCCAAACGTTTCCCTCATGTACGCGTTATTCATCATGAAAAAAACGCCGGTTACTCGGCGACTCTTAAGGAGGGTTTTGAAATATCGCAATATGATTATGTAATGTATACGGATGGCGACAATCAATACAACGTTTTTGATTTTGAACCCGGTTTGCATTTGCTTGAGAGCAATGACGTCATAGCCGGATACGCCATAAAAAAAGCGGTTTCTCCCTTTAGGAAGTTTCAGTCATGGACGCACAATTTTTTAATATCTTTGCTTTTTTTCACCGCTTTTCGGGATATAAACTGTTCAATGAAAATATTTAAGAGAAAGGTTATAGAAAATTTGGAGATTAAAAGCAATCCTCGTGGGGCTTTCATTGATGCCGAAATGATGATAAAAGCCAAGCGTACGGGTTTCAAAATAAAGCAATTCCCGGTGACTCATTATGAAAGGAAGGTTGGGATAGCTATCGGTTCAAAGCCGAGTGTTATTTTCCATACAATCACAGACATGATAAAGCTTAGACTGGGCTTGCTGTAA
- a CDS encoding methyltransferase domain-containing protein, which translates to MREKFYKTYFKIEKEHWLMKVRRRVVFDVLHNVLEKNKESKILDFGCGSGILVEELSSEGYKAFGVDVSREAIRFGNSEGIKNIKVMASDKIDFPDNVFDVVTALDVLEHLENEKLSMKEIERVLKPGGVLIVMVPAYMFLWGVQDEVAHHYRRYTESSLLTVIKKSGCILPFRTTYFNSFLFFPIAAVRLLSRALNLRNRESDFDINNVFLNKLFFAIFNLERILLKKISFPFGVSILSVCKKSEKSGDLF; encoded by the coding sequence ATGAGAGAAAAATTCTATAAAACCTACTTTAAGATTGAGAAAGAGCATTGGTTGATGAAAGTGCGTCGGCGCGTTGTTTTTGACGTCCTTCATAACGTACTTGAAAAAAATAAAGAGAGTAAAATCCTTGATTTCGGATGCGGTTCCGGGATTCTCGTGGAAGAATTATCTTCCGAGGGTTACAAAGCATTTGGTGTAGATGTTTCAAGAGAAGCGATTAGGTTTGGAAATTCAGAAGGTATTAAAAATATTAAAGTCATGGCCTCGGACAAGATAGATTTTCCGGATAACGTATTTGATGTCGTAACGGCTCTTGATGTATTGGAGCATTTAGAGAATGAAAAGTTGTCGATGAAAGAGATTGAAAGAGTCTTAAAACCCGGTGGAGTCCTCATCGTTATGGTTCCTGCTTATATGTTTTTGTGGGGGGTTCAGGATGAAGTGGCGCATCATTATAGAAGATATACCGAGAGCTCTCTGCTTACGGTGATTAAGAAATCCGGATGTATTTTACCATTCAGGACAACATACTTTAATAGTTTTCTTTTTTTTCCGATTGCGGCTGTTCGCCTGTTGAGCAGGGCGTTGAATCTAAGGAATAGAGAATCTGATTTTGATATCAACAATGTATTTTTGAATAAATTGTTTTTTGCTATTTTTAATTTGGAAAGAATTCTTCTAAAAAAAATTAGTTTTCCTTTCGGAGTTTCTATATTGTCGGTATGTAAAAAGTCAGAAAAATCTGGAGATCTGTTTTAG